The genomic window AATGGGAAATAAAAAACGATTTTAATACTACTCATGGTCGTATATTCCTAGGATTTACCCTTCTATCGCCAGAAATTCCTAGAACTGGAAGCGGTGTACTTGTGCAGATAACATTCCAAGTTATGGCTGAAGGTTCAACACTAATAACTCTCGCTGATACAAAACTCGCAGATAGTAACGCTCAACCAATTCTCCATACATCTCAAGGATGCTACTTCAGCAACAAGCCTCCACCCCCACCAGCGCTGGTGTATATCGAACCCGAAAAGTTAGTAAACGTAGAGCTTGCACCTTGCCAAAACTTCACGGTAAACGTTAACATTCAATATGCCACTGAACTAAACTTTTATAACTTCACATTAACCTTTACCCCGGAGATATTAGAAGCTATAAATGTACAGGAAGGAACATTTCTCAAAAGCCTAGGTTTAACATTAATACTTATGTCTAGAATAAACAACACCGCCGGTACCATCCAGTTCGCAGTTAAACTAGAAACTCAGGAAGGAGCCAGCGGGAATGGGACACTAGCCACCATAGAATTCCACGTAAAAGAGTTTGGGGCGTCGCGACTAATCCTTCAGGAAGTCTCACTTAAGGACCCTGTAGGGAAAAATCTTCCATACACTAAGAAAGACGGCTACTTCGCTAATGTAATTTTTGCAAAACTTGCTGTGGACCCGTCCGTAATAATAGATCCAAAACTAGTCCCGGGAAAAACCTTCGGCTTAAACATTACGATAGAAAACGTTGAAGATCTCTATAACTACGCCTTCCAACTTAAATATGAACCACATGTATTGACGTGTATAGGTGTTAATGTTCATGTGGTTCAAAATGAAACCAATTTCAGTTCAAGTTTCTCCGTGAATGACCGTGAAGGCAAAATAATGGTTGAAGTAACCTACTATGCGCCTGCTAAACCAATAGCCGCAATTGAGAAATTAGCTCTTGTAACATTAACATTCAAAGTTGACGCATGGGGAATAAGCAACCTAACGCTTCGGGAAACCAACCTACTTGATATCACCGGGAGGCTGATACCGCATGAAACTGAAAGCGGATTCTTCCAGTCTGTGATAAGAAATGTGGCTGTGATAAACGTGGAGGTTAATCCATCAATAATATATGAAAACTTCAAGGTGAATATAACAGTAACGGTGTTAAACAAGGGAGATCTTGCAGAAACTTTCAATGTCACAATATACTACAATAATGAACCAATTAAGAGCTTGAAGATCGTAAACCTACAACCAAAAGAGGATATAACAATAGTTGTCGAATGGGACACGAAAGGGATACCTCCTGGAATCTACATGATAAAGGCTGAGGCCCACCCTGTTCCCTATGAAAGTGACATAATCGACAATGTTTTCGTCGACGGTAGAGTCAATATATGTATCACTGGCGATATTAACGGTGATGGTGTTGTTGATATAATTGACTTGGCAGCTGTTGGTTT from Candidatus Bathyarchaeia archaeon includes these protein-coding regions:
- a CDS encoding cohesin domain-containing protein; the encoded protein is IIPGKSFNVTVEVLNVSNMYGYEFKIYYKNSILRAINVVRPSGHFLEPSDPTKQFVAKWEIKNDFNTTHGRIFLGFTLLSPEIPRTGSGVLVQITFQVMAEGSTLITLADTKLADSNAQPILHTSQGCYFSNKPPPPPALVYIEPEKLVNVELAPCQNFTVNVNIQYATELNFYNFTLTFTPEILEAINVQEGTFLKSLGLTLILMSRINNTAGTIQFAVKLETQEGASGNGTLATIEFHVKEFGASRLILQEVSLKDPVGKNLPYTKKDGYFANVIFAKLAVDPSVIIDPKLVPGKTFGLNITIENVEDLYNYAFQLKYEPHVLTCIGVNVHVVQNETNFSSSFSVNDREGKIMVEVTYYAPAKPIAAIEKLALVTLTFKVDAWGISNLTLRETNLLDITGRLIPHETESGFFQSVIRNVAVINVEVNPSIIYENFKVNITVTVLNKGDLAETFNVTIYYNNEPIKSLKIVNLQPKEDITIVVEWDTKGIPPGIYMIKAEAHPVPYESDIIDNVFVDGRVNICITGDINGDGVVDIIDLAAVGLAFGAKLGDPNWNPRADLNLDGLIDVYDLVIVALNFGRKL